The following are from one region of the Halomonas qaidamensis genome:
- a CDS encoding putative 2-aminoethylphosphonate ABC transporter substrate-binding protein — protein sequence MSTLHRFFQPNQMATALLATAAVAFSSMASATELTVYTAVESDDLQKYAERFNAAHPDITINWVRDSTGVITARLLAEKDNPQADVIWGLAATSLLVLEEEGMLERYAPAGVENLDPKFIDAAYRNGEDPAWVGMDAWVAAICYNTIEGERQGVPMPTSWEDLTQPEFEGHVIMPNPNSSGTGYLDVVSWMQLWGEEQGWDYMDRLHNNISRYTHSGSAPCSLAATGEAVVGVSFAFRGARLKSQGAPIEVVFPEEGLGWDMEAAAIVAGTAKQEAAQTLMDWAVSREANELYNEGYAVVAYPGVAQPIENYPADIADRMIDADFQWAAVNRERVLAEWQRRYDGKTEQ from the coding sequence ATGTCGACACTTCACCGCTTTTTCCAACCTAATCAGATGGCAACTGCTTTGCTTGCGACAGCTGCTGTTGCCTTCTCTTCTATGGCCAGCGCCACTGAGTTAACGGTGTACACCGCCGTTGAGTCAGATGACCTGCAAAAATACGCCGAACGCTTCAATGCCGCCCACCCCGATATCACTATTAACTGGGTGCGAGACTCTACGGGCGTGATTACTGCGCGTCTGCTGGCAGAAAAAGATAATCCCCAGGCAGACGTTATCTGGGGCTTAGCCGCTACCAGTCTGCTGGTGCTTGAAGAAGAGGGCATGCTTGAACGCTACGCCCCCGCTGGCGTTGAAAATCTCGATCCCAAATTTATTGATGCGGCATACCGTAACGGTGAAGACCCCGCGTGGGTAGGCATGGACGCCTGGGTAGCGGCCATTTGCTACAACACCATTGAGGGCGAGCGACAGGGTGTGCCCATGCCGACCTCCTGGGAAGACCTGACCCAGCCTGAGTTTGAAGGGCATGTGATCATGCCTAACCCCAACTCCTCCGGCACCGGCTATCTGGACGTGGTCAGCTGGATGCAGCTGTGGGGTGAAGAGCAAGGTTGGGACTACATGGACCGTCTGCATAACAACATTTCCCGTTACACCCACTCTGGCTCTGCTCCTTGCAGCCTGGCGGCCACCGGGGAAGCAGTGGTTGGCGTGTCATTTGCCTTCCGCGGGGCACGTTTGAAATCCCAAGGTGCACCGATTGAAGTGGTCTTCCCTGAAGAGGGTCTTGGCTGGGATATGGAGGCTGCCGCTATCGTTGCGGGTACCGCCAAACAGGAAGCTGCACAAACGCTGATGGATTGGGCCGTTTCCCGTGAGGCTAACGAACTCTATAACGAAGGCTACGCCGTAGTGGCCTACCCAGGTGTGGCGCAGCCGATTGAAAACTACCCCGCTGACATTGCGGATCGCATGATTGATGCCGATTTCCAGTGGGCCGCGGTTAACCGTGAGCGCGTGCTGGCAGAGTGGCAGCGCCGCTACGACGGTAAAACCGAACAGTAA
- a CDS encoding UTRA domain-containing protein, with protein MPDAYYLQLTEQLRYLITQHATQWEGKLPAERALAERFSTTRVTLRQALAQLEGEGLIHRSNRRGWFISPARLVYDPTRDAGFNDYVRAQGRQPRTAVLMLETRPHLAAARALELADDQPFHHIRRRRYVDDRAVLVESLWVVPECAPELLDIYSGQSLWGLLRERWGHHLANRSIRMVSEALSPLDAEELLVAPGTAGLNICRAIFDDQQRPIEFDEEHWLHDSLCISVDLSGQQ; from the coding sequence ATGCCTGATGCTTACTATTTACAGTTAACAGAGCAACTTCGTTATTTAATCACTCAGCATGCCACGCAGTGGGAAGGCAAGTTACCCGCAGAACGAGCGTTGGCAGAGCGCTTCTCTACGACCCGCGTTACGTTGCGCCAAGCGTTGGCACAACTGGAGGGAGAAGGGCTTATTCACCGCAGCAACCGGCGCGGCTGGTTTATTTCACCGGCTAGGCTGGTGTATGACCCCACCCGGGATGCAGGTTTTAACGACTATGTGCGCGCTCAGGGGCGGCAACCACGTACAGCGGTTCTGATGCTTGAAACCCGCCCACACCTGGCGGCTGCCCGTGCCCTGGAACTGGCTGATGACCAGCCGTTCCACCATATTCGCCGTCGCCGTTACGTGGATGATCGCGCTGTACTGGTGGAGTCGCTTTGGGTAGTGCCAGAGTGTGCGCCCGAGCTATTAGATATCTACAGCGGACAGTCGCTATGGGGGCTGTTAAGAGAGCGTTGGGGGCATCACTTGGCCAATCGCTCAATACGCATGGTGTCTGAAGCGTTGTCGCCCTTAGATGCTGAAGAGTTACTTGTTGCCCCAGGCACTGCAGGGCTGAACATTTGTCGCGCTATTTTTGACGATCAACAGCGCCCCATTGAGTTTGATGAGGAGCACTGGCTGCATGACTCTCTGTGTATCAGCGTTGACCTTTCTGGTCAGCAATAG